One Ahaetulla prasina isolate Xishuangbanna chromosome 1, ASM2864084v1, whole genome shotgun sequence DNA window includes the following coding sequences:
- the TNNI2 gene encoding troponin I, fast skeletal muscle: MVCFKSFNTSEFCTLKTHWKQVHVDCTIRSEGTTAKRKRAITARRQHLKSVMLQIAASELEKEAAAKEQEKANYLAEHCPPLHLPNSMQELQEFCKKLHAKVEQVDEERYDTEVKLQKTTKELEDLSQKLFDLRGKFKRPPLRRVRMSADAMLRALLGSKHKVCMDLRANLKQVKKEDTEKEKDLRDVGDWRKNIEEKSGMEGRKKMFEGGE, from the exons ATGGTTTGCTTTAAATCTTTTAATACCTCAGAATTTTGCACTCTCAAGACCCATTGGAAGCAAGTGCATGTTGACTGCACAATACGCAGTGAAGGAACAACAGCT AAAAGGAAGAGGGCTATCACTGCCCGCCGGCAACATCTcaag AGTGTTATGCTCCAGATTGCTGCTTCTGAGCTTGAAAAAGAAGCTGCAGCTAAGGAACAAGAAAAAGCCAATTATCTTGCAGAACACTGTCCACCTCTGCACCTGCCAAATTCCATGCAAGAACTGCAG GAATTCTGCAAAAAACTTCATGCTAAGGTAGAGCAAGTTGATGAGGAAAGATACGACACAGAAGTTAAATTACAGAAAACTACCAAAGAG CTTGAAGATTTGAGCCAGAAACTGTTTGACCTGAGGGGCAAATTCAAGAGGCCACCCCTACGTAGAGTCCGCATGTCTGCTGACGCTATGCTGAGGGCCCTTCTGGGTTCGAAACACAAAGTCTGCATGGATCTTAGAGCTAATCTGAAGCAAGTCAAGAAGGAAGACACTGAAAAG GAGAAGGACCTACGTGATGTGGGTGACTGGAGGAAGAACATTGAGGAAAAGTCTGGAATGGAGGGCAGGAAGAAGATGTTTGAAGGTGGCGAGTAA